Proteins found in one Candidatus Brocadia sp. genomic segment:
- a CDS encoding tetratricopeptide repeat protein, translating into MKKSFIIFIVAFAIHVLPGFKASAQEEKFFDVIGEITYGEECLQSWQIEEASAVAGKLLLTAPENPYVRFFAGEVRFYEGNYKESLSFLKEALKEPDIAQEGQKFYDFVDKIYQTAGKFKEAKTEHFLFRYVEEKDAILADYALDTLEKAYDAIGNDLNYFPAKPILVEVFPDAESFCTISTLTKDEIETSGTVAICLFNRVIITSPRLLPRGYQWLDTLTHEYVHYVIMKKTYNRVPIWLHEGIAKFEEKRWLDSSHPKLPVSLESLVAEAIEKDYFITFGQMHPSLAKLKKKEDTALAFAEVFTVIDYLFNQGGYPLLVSILDGIKNGKSTEDAVSSATDIPFVDFERNWLQDLKQKKFRRIHGIQILPTKLKESSAIVDDMESVAEIEVKDAKKYAILGDLLRHEGLHNAAIIEYEKAFRKAGHISPQIQNKLAMSYIMDTQYAKAEEILKVALEYYPEYTTTYISLGELYQRKGEYDAAIEILSQANHINPFHPIIHKNLAQLYDKLGRKEDAAKELRRLALLSK; encoded by the coding sequence TTGAAAAAATCTTTTATTATATTCATAGTTGCATTTGCAATCCACGTTTTACCTGGATTTAAGGCAAGTGCCCAGGAAGAAAAATTTTTCGATGTCATCGGCGAAATAACTTACGGAGAGGAATGTTTACAGTCGTGGCAAATTGAGGAGGCATCAGCCGTCGCCGGCAAATTGCTTTTAACTGCCCCGGAAAATCCCTATGTACGCTTTTTTGCTGGTGAAGTACGCTTCTATGAGGGAAATTATAAAGAATCCTTATCGTTTTTAAAAGAGGCACTAAAAGAACCGGACATCGCGCAAGAGGGTCAAAAATTTTATGACTTTGTAGATAAGATTTATCAAACGGCGGGTAAATTCAAAGAGGCCAAAACCGAACACTTCCTTTTTCGCTATGTGGAAGAGAAGGATGCGATACTGGCCGATTATGCCTTAGATACCCTTGAAAAGGCTTATGACGCGATTGGGAATGACCTCAACTATTTTCCCGCAAAACCTATCCTTGTTGAAGTATTCCCCGATGCAGAAAGCTTTTGTACCATCTCAACACTTACCAAAGATGAGATTGAAACCTCTGGTACGGTAGCGATCTGCTTATTTAATCGTGTAATCATTACAAGTCCGCGTCTCTTACCGAGGGGATATCAGTGGCTTGATACCCTGACTCACGAGTATGTTCACTATGTAATCATGAAAAAGACTTACAACCGTGTACCCATCTGGCTCCACGAAGGCATTGCAAAATTTGAAGAAAAACGCTGGCTTGATAGCTCACATCCAAAACTTCCGGTTTCTTTAGAGAGTCTGGTAGCCGAGGCAATAGAAAAGGATTATTTTATTACATTCGGGCAAATGCACCCCTCCCTGGCAAAATTAAAAAAGAAAGAAGACACAGCCCTCGCCTTTGCTGAAGTCTTTACGGTAATCGATTACCTGTTTAACCAGGGCGGTTATCCTTTGCTCGTATCCATTCTGGACGGTATAAAAAACGGGAAATCGACAGAAGATGCGGTATCTTCCGCAACAGACATTCCATTCGTTGATTTTGAAAGGAATTGGTTGCAGGACCTGAAACAGAAAAAATTCCGGAGGATTCACGGCATTCAGATACTTCCCACAAAGCTCAAAGAATCATCAGCGATTGTAGATGATATGGAAAGTGTTGCCGAAATAGAGGTAAAGGATGCAAAAAAATATGCCATACTTGGTGACCTCCTGCGCCACGAGGGACTGCACAATGCGGCTATCATAGAATACGAAAAGGCATTCAGGAAGGCGGGCCACATTTCTCCGCAAATCCAGAATAAATTAGCAATGTCCTACATCATGGACACGCAATATGCAAAGGCAGAGGAAATCCTGAAGGTGGCTCTGGAATATTATCCGGAATATACTACCACATATATTTCTTTAGGTGAACTCTACCAGCGGAAAGGCGAGTACGACGCCGCCATAGAAATTTTATCGCAGGCTAATCACATCAATCCCTTTCATCCCAT